The uncultured Trichococcus sp. DNA window GGCGACAAAAAAGGTTAGAGGCATAAGCCTCTAACCTTGTTGTGTTTATTTAGAATACTCCATGGATAACGCGCTCCAGCAAGTCGGAAATTTGTTCTTTCGTTGCTTTTGATAATTCCAGCGCATACCCGGATACACGAATGGTAGCCTGTGGATAATTCTCTGGATTTCTCAACATTTCTTCCAGTCCTTCTTTAGAAAATACGTTTACGTTTAAGTGATGTCCACCGTCTTTTCCAAAGTATCCGTCCAATAGCGTCGATAAGTTCTCTACTTGAACGTCACGATCTTTTCCTAATGCTTTAGGATGCACTGCCCATGTATAGGAAGAACCATCTTTAACATCTTCAAAATCGATCGTACTAACTGATTTCAATGCTGCCAGAGCACCCTTGTAAGGGCTGCTGTAACTTGGGTTAGCCCCTGGAGACAATGGAGTGAACGCCTCTCTGTAGCCTTTGTACTTCGCATCTTGTCCACTGAATAGAGCACCTGTTGCTTTTCCGTAAACGATATTTGAAGTAATTGTCAAAATAGAAGTTGTAATTTCAGCATTACGGTAAGTAGGTTGAGCTTTCAACTTGCCGACAAATTTCTTGATCAGCATGTCAGCAATTTCGTCTGCTGCTTTTTCGTTGTTACCGAATGTCGGGAACTGATCGCCTTCAACGACATAGTCAATCGGGAAGCCATCTTCGTCACGAACGACACGGACCTTAGAATACTTGACAGCACTCATTGAGTCAGTCGCCAATCCGATACCCGCAATACCCGTAGCCATCATTCTGTGGAGTTTTGTATCCAACAAACCAAATTGAACAGCTTCGTATGCATATTTATCGTGCATGTAGTGGATGATGTTCAATGCTCTGACATAAGTTGTCGCTACCCAATCCATAACAACATCGATTTTTTCCATCAAAGTGTCATAGTCCAAGTATTCATCTGTGATCGGTTCCAGTCCATCGATAACTTTACTTCTGTTTTTCTCATCGTAACCACCTGTAACGGCATACGTCAGGATTTTAGGAAGGGAAGCTCTTGCACCGAAGAATTGGATAGAACTACCCGTATCTCCTGCTGTCGGGCTTACGCAACAAGCGATCGAAACGTCATTACTTCCATAATAGTGACGCATAACGTCGTCATTCTCATATTGGATGGCACTTGTATCGATACTTACTTTTGCACAGAAATCCTTGAATCCTTTAGGCAGCTTCTCATTCCACATCAAAGTCATGTTAGGTTCTGGTGCGTTACCCATATTATAGAGTGTTTGCAAGAATCTGAATGTATTTTTTGTTACCAATGAATTGTTGTCATCAAGCATACCTGCAAATGTCAAGGTTGCCCAAGTTGGGTCTCCTGCAAACAAAGCTTCGTATTCTGGTGTTCTTAGTTGACGAACGATACGAACTTTCATTACCAAGTGGTCGATCAATTCTTGCGCTTCTTTTTCAGTCAAAGTGCCTTCTTGGAGATCACGCTCAATATAAATATCCAGGAATTCTGCAATACGTCCTAAACCTTGTGCAGCACCGTTATCTTCTTTAACCATAGCCAAGAATCCTAGGTAAACCCATTGCACTGCTTCTTGTGCAGTTGCTGCCGGTCTGCTGATATCGAAACCATAAATTTTGCCTAATTCAATCAATTTGCCTAAGGCACGATATTGCGTTGAAACTTCTTCGCGCAAACGAATGTCTTCTTCCGTATACGTTTTTGCTTGCAATGCGTTCCAATCGTTCAGTTTTTGTTTCTTCAAGTAATCCACACCATACAATGCGATACGTCTGAAGTCAGGAATGATTCGTCCACGACCGTAAGCATCCGGTAATCCCGTAACGATCTTGTTGCGTCTAGCAATACGAATGTCATCGTCGTAAGCATCAAAGACACCTTGGTTATGGGTTTTACGGTGTTCTGTATAAAACTCATCCAATTCAGGGTCAATTTCGTAACCGTAAGATTTTAATGCTGTTTCTGCCATACGGATACCACCATAAACGTTCAAGCCACGTTTCAATGGTTTTTCTGTCTGTAGACCAACGATTTTTTCTAAATCTTTGTTGATATAACCAGCCGGATGAGAAGTTATTGTACTGACAACAGAAGTGTCTGCATCCAAAACCCCACCGTTAGCGATTTCTTGTTTTTTAAGTTCTACAATCGCTTGCCATAACTCATTTGTCCCTTCTGTAGGACCTTCAAGGAAACTGTCATCGCCAACATATTCTGTGTAGTTGTCTTTGATGAATTCTTGGACGTCAATACCTTCTTGCCACTTAGAACCTTTAAAACCACGCCACGCATTATTCATAAACGAATTCCTCCATTATTTTAGAAGTTTGTTTTTATATTCACATTATACACTATAACGAACGATTTGATAACAGTTATACTTAAAAAAAATAAAAAAGGCAAAAAAGCCGTCAAATAGGGTTATTTCTGTTATATAACCAGTTGCGAATCTGTATTAATTGTTATATAACTGACGACCTTTCACGATTCTTGCGCTTGTTTTCTTGATATTCCCCTTGCATACGATAACAATTACACATTTCATTTTTTTTGCAGCGTTCACTCAAGATTTCCATAAGCAAGATTCTCTTTTTCAATAGCATTCGCTACGTAAAGCGCAAATCCGGAAACAATCAACTCAGAAAGCACAAATGCCGACCAGATGCCAGTCATCTGCCACATATTGCTGAATACAATCGCAAGCGGCACGATGACAACCAATCCTCTCAGGATGGAGATGATGAAGGCGGCGCGTGCCTTTTCAGTGGCGCTCAGGAACATTGCCGTGACGATATTTATCCCGACGAAGAAAAAGCCCAGGAAATAGATTTTTATCCCCTTATCAGCCAGCTGCACGATTGCAAGATCATTTTCATTGTTGAACAGGCTGATGAGTGTGTCTGCATACGCAAATGTACCTACGTAAATCAATAGTGCGATGGACATTGCCGTCAGCAAGGCATAACGTTTGACTTTTTTGACTAATTCCCACTTTTTCATTCCGTAGTATTTACTGATGAGGGGCTGTACACCTTGTCCCAATCCTGTGAAAATCGCGACCGCCACAAAGGCAAGGTTCGCGACAATGCCATACGCGGCGACCCCCCTATTCCCCTCGAGTCCTAAGATCAGCAGATTGAAAGTCGTCAGCACGACCGCGGAGGACACTTCCGCGATGAACGTTGCAGAGCCCAGATTAAGGATATCCATAACCGCCGGCCGAGTCATTTTATGCTTCAGAAAGGCTGGCCTTTGTTTCTTCGCTACGAAGTGTGCAGAGAGGATGGTCAAACTGATTATCGGCGAAAGACTCGTCGCGAAGGCCGCGCCGAACATGCCCATCCTGAACGGAAAGAGAAAAATATAATCCAGAAGCACATTCGAAAAACTACCGATCAACATCGCCACCATGGCTAGTTTCGGATTGTTGTCATTACGGACGAAAGAAAGCACGATGTTGTTCAGGATGAAAAATGGTGCGAACGTCAAAATCGTAGCCATATATACCTGGGTCAAAGGCAAAGTGACCGCGTCCGCCCCCAAAGCCAATGACAGCTTGCGTGACCCGAATAAGCCAAGTACAATCAGCAGCAGGCCTACCACAACGCCGAGTTTGAGCGCCCCCACAAAGACCCCTTCCGCTTCGTTATCTTTGTTTCGGGATTTCAAGATGCCGAAACGAGCGGCCCCACCGATACCGATCATCAAGCCGATACCGTGAATAAGGCTGTAAACCGGAATGGCGAAATTCAATGCCGCGATTCCGGTGGCACCCAGTGCTTTTGCGATATAGTACGTGTCGCCCAAAATGTAGAAGGATACACCGATCATCCCTAAAATATTCAGGCTGACGTACTTCGAAAAGTCCTTCAATAGTGATTTTTCCATGCTGCTGTCTCCTTCCAAAATAAAAAAGGTGTCCCGGAAACACTCCTTCAAAGACCTACGGAATGTTTCTGAACACCTTGAACTTCCTGCCCGGTGGCAAAAAGAGGGTTATCTATTTGATTGATATCATTTGATTATAATTTTTTGGAGAAAGATTGTCAATGCACTGCGGGGATCTGATATTCTGGATCTCTGCAGCCGCTCTATCCCATTTCTTCTGCTAAGCAATCACTTTGTTCCTTCCGGTCTTTTTAGCTTCATATAATTTTTTGTCTGAACAGTGAATCAGCGTCTCATAGTCAATCATTTCTTCGCCTGTTAAAGTATGAAGTCCAAAACTGGAAGTTAGCCTGATTTTTTCTCCATTATAGCTGAAAACTGTATCTTCTATGGCTTTTCTCATTCCATCAGCGATAGCCATTGCGATTTCTTTATCTGTATTTGTTAAACAGACCATGAACTCTTCACCACCAAATCTGGCAATCCAATCCGTATCTTGTCTTGTCTTTTTCCCAAGAATTCCCGCAACTTCTTTTAAGATATAATCCCCTGCCAAATGACCGTAGGTATCGTTGATTTTTTTGAAATGGTCAATATCTGCCATCAGGAGTGAGATCGGTTGATTTTCCAGATGAGATTTGACCATATCTACAGGTAGTCTTTCAATGATATATCTCTTGTTATAGATTTTTGTCAGCTCATCTGTGACTGCTGCTGCATTGGCCTGGTCCAGCAGTCTTTTGATTTCCATACTTTCAGTTAACTCTCTGTCACCTAGAATCATGCTTTTTGTAACGTTTTTTAGAAGTTCAACAATAACCACTTCATCTTCAATTTTTACCGGTATTGCTGTAACCATAATGATCTTATCAGGAGAAGTTTCTATTTTGATAAAGGTGTCATTTTCATTGTAGGCTCTCATAGAAATACAATTCTTGCATACCTCACCTTTCCCCCAAATGCCAAAACAGGCTTCCCGAACCGGCATGAGTTCTTCTTGATTTTTATTCTTAACAAATAAGACTGCCTTGTTAACAGGATCTACAATCCTTACCTGTTCATACATTTTATCAAACGTTATTAATTGACTTATGAGTGTCTGAAACCCCTTCAAATTTATTTCCAGCTTGATCACCTCTTGTTCAGATTTATCGTTACAGCAAAATGCACGCTATTTTCTCATTTTAAAATACATCCAAAAGCCATCACTTTAACCGCACGAAAAAAAACAAACCCCTGAGAATAACGTAAATACGCCATTCTCAAAGGGCTTATACATTTATTTGTTGCGCGTCAAAGCCACTACGCTCTCAACATGCAGCGTCTGCGGGAACAGATCCACTGGTTGGATGCTGCCTACGCTGTAGCCGCCTTCGTGGAACAGTTTCAGGTCGCGTGCCATTGTAGCTGGGTTGCAGCTTACGTAGACGATGCGCTCAGGAGCAATTTCCAATGCAGCTTCGATGAAGGCCGGTTCCAAGCCTTTGCGTGGCGGATCGACAACCAAGACATCGGCTTTGACGCCTTCAGCAGCCCATTTCGGCATCACTTCTTCGGCAGCGCCGATTTCGAAGGTAATGTTTTCGATATTGTTTGCTGCGGCATTCATTTCGGCCATTTTCACGGCATCCGGAACAACTTCCATCGCATAAACGTGTTTCGCTTTTTCAGCCAATGACAGGGAGATCGTTCCGATTCCGCAATAAGCATCGATGACGGTTTCTTCGCCGGTCAATTGTGCAGCTTCGATCGCCAATTTATAAAGTTTTTCGGTCTGGACCGGATTCACTTGATAGAATGAGCGCGAAGAGATGGCGAATGTGTGGCCCATCAATTTGTCGTGGTAGACATCTTCACCGTGCAATACAATCGTTTCGTCACCCAGAATGACATTATTTTGTTTCGGATTCACGTTTTGGACGATGCTGACCACTTCCGGTAAAGCTTCCAAAATAGCCGGAATGATTTTGCTTTGCGGGAACAGTTTCGCCGTACGCGTCACCAGGACAACCATCATTTCACCTGTGTAATAACCACGGCGGATCATGATGTGACGGATATTTCCGGTGTGTTTCTTCTCGTCGTATGCTTTCACGTTGAATTCTTGCAGAATGTCACGGACTTTTACGATGGCTTCGTCGATTTTTGGATCCTGGATCTGGAAGTTTTCCATCGGGATCAATTCATGTGTGTTGGTGCGGAAGAATCCGGTAACCAATTTACCGTCTTTTTGACGCACCGGGATCTGTGCTTTGTTGCGGTATCCCCATGGATTTTCCATTCCGATTGTAGGTTTGACTTCGACTTCAGGCATTTTGGCGATGCGTTTCATCACTTGTTCCACGTTGTTCTGTTTGAATGCCAATTGGGCAGAGTAGCGCAGATTCTGCAATGGCATCGTACCAACGCGTGTTCCTTTAACATCACGTGTCGGGATACGGTCAGGAGAACTGCTCAGTCTTTCCTCAATGCGGGCGAATCCAAAAGATTTGCCGACTTTCGTCACTTTGATGTTGGCCCGTTCGCCCGGTAGTCCATCCGCTACAAATAATGGATAACCCTCAACTTTTGCGACACCCATACCTTCTGACGTTAAGTCCTCAAATGTTACAGTCATCTTCTCATTTTTTATTACCGGTGCTACCGTGTATTGTTTTTTCATAGTTACTCCTCAGTTCATAATTTTTCATTCGGGTTCATTATACCAAAAAAGAAGGACACCCGATACAGCAACCCCATTTGTTTGGAAAAAATAAGTACATTCTCATAATATCGCCGGCTACGGCGCGTCTTATCGATAGGAAGTTTCGCCCGCGTTCAGTATAATAGAAGTGTATAGACCAGTTACTGAAAGAGCGTCTTATATCCCCTTGCTTTAGCTATGGGGATATAAGACGTGCACTCAGTTGTGTTATGTGGGAATTCGCTGTATAATCAATGTGTGGAAAATAAAAAATATAAATCAAATCATAACATCATTTATTATTGTACCTACCATGTTGTCTGGTGTCCAAAATATCGGCGAAAGGTCCTTGTCGGACCAGTAGCAGCACGCTTAAAGGAGCTCATTGTAGAAACGTGCACCGCTCTATCCGTCGAAATTCAGGAAATGGAGATCATGCCAGACCACGTTCACCTAATATTGGATATAGATCCACAATTCGGGGTTCACAAAGTAGTCAAACGCATCAAGGGAATGTCTTCCCGCGTGCTGAGACAGGAGTTTAAGGAACTGACGACGAAGCTACCCACGCTTTGGTCGAATAGCTATTTCGTTTCCACAGTGGGAGGGGCACCGCTTGAAATGATGAAGCAATACATCCAAAGCCAAAAGACCTCACAACGCCAGTAAATGCAAAGGGATTCTCAGGAAAGGAGGAACACGTATGGCTAAAAGCAAAACAGCTTCATTTGTCGTAGAGCTGGGACTTGTTACACATCAAAATGAACAAGCAGTGCTGGATAAGCGTTTCAAAATTGCTGAAAAACTGTATAACAAGGTCTTGTACCATGCGCAGACGCAGCTAACAGAGTTGTATAAGAACCATCGATACCAAGACGTGCTGGCAGAACGCCGCTTGTCCATCAAAGCAAACGACAAGAATCGTGTGACGGCGTGCAACAAGGAATTGCAAACGATCCAAAAGACCTTCGGTATGACGGAATACGCTTTGCATGCTTACATCGGACGGATGCGCGAGGCGTACAAGAAGCATATCGACAGCTTCACCGCACAAAAAATCGCTTCTGCGGTCTGGACAAGTGTGTCCTCCCTTCTGTATGGCAAAGGCAAAAAGGTACGTTTCAAAAAGTTCGGCCAGCTGGAATCATTGGAGGGCAAGTCGAACGCTACAGGCATGCGCTTCAAAGGCGACCGTTTGGAGTGGAACGGGCTGATTCTGCCCGTCACTATCCGTACCAACGACCTATTTGTTCAGGAATCCCTTTCCTTGCACCGGGTGAAATATTGCCGCATCGTACGCAAGGCGTTCAAGGGCGGTAATCAGTACTTCTTGCAACTGGTGCTGGAAGGTAACCCGCCAGTGAAACGCAACAATAATACGGGGATGCCCCGCCGACAACCCGCTCCGAATGCGGAAGTGGGCATCGACATCGGCACCTCTACGGTGGCGGTGGCAGGTGATGACGGCGTCATCTTGAAGGAATTATTTCCAGAAGGAGCGTCCTATGACCACGCGATTCATCTGTTGCAACGAAAACTGGACCGGAGTCGCCGCGCAACCAACCCCGCCAACTTTACTGTCGACGGTACCGTCAAGCAGGGTGTCAAGTTGACTTGGGTACGGAGCAAGAACTACATGAAAATAAGGTTTCGCTTGAAGGACCTCTACCGTCGTCGGGCGGTGGCATTAAAAGAAGCCCACAACAAAACCGCCAATGCCATCCTGGCACTGGGGAATCAGGTTTATGTGGAGGCCATGGATTTCCGCGCATTGATGAAGCGGGCCAAAGAGACCACTGTCAATAAGGACGGGCGATTCAATCGTAAGGGGCGCTATGGCAAGTCCATCGGTTATCATGCGCCGGCTATGTTGGTCGGCATCGTGAAGCAAAAAGCACCCCAAGAAGGGGGTGCGCTATACGAGGTGGATACCTTTAAATTCCGTGCCAGCCAGTATAACCACGTAAACGATACGTATATCAAAAAGACACGTGATGAACGTACGACCTTTGTTGCCGGGCAGCTTGTCCAACGGGATCTGTACAGTGCATTCCTCCTGAAAAACAGCCAACCGACACGCAACGAGACTGACCGCACAAAATGTAGCGCGACGTTTGCTACCTTCCTGGCGCACCACGACACCTGCATCCAGACGCTCTGCCAATCAACTGGACGCCAGTCCTGCAATTTCGGACTGCGAGATTTTCAATTAGCTTAACAAATGTAAAGAGCAACCAAAAGGTTCAGCTGTGAGCCTTCAACGCGAATGGTGCCATCGGGCGCCTTGTTGAGAAAGTCTAAGGGCTTTTGGGAATAGAACGGAAATAGAAAAACGACATCTCCACTTTTTTGGAAATATAGCCAGTACGGTCCGTGACGTCCCAACAGCCCTTGGAACCCCCTGGATTTATCCATGGGGAGCAGTCAGTGACGGGTACAGGAAGAAAGCGAGGATGACAAAATGAGCGGACAACGGATTGTTCCCTTTTTGACGTTACCGGGGACTGCAGAAGAAGCGATGCACTTTTATGTTTCCATTTTTCCGAATTCCAGCGTGACCTCCCTCACCAAAATCGATGAAGATGAGCGTGGGGAAGGCGGCCGTGTGGTCAATGCGCAGTTTGTGCTGAACGGACAGGACTTCATGGCGATGGACATGGAGGAGGATTTTATGCCGGATATGACTTGGGCCACCTCCCTCTATGTGGACTGCGAAGATGAAGCCAGCTTCGACAACTACTTTGACTCCTTATCAACGGATGGCGTCGTGATGATGGGCCCTGAAGCGGTCGGCGAATTACGCGCGGTAGCTTGGGTCACTGATCAATTCGGTGTTACTTGGCAATTAGTATGGAATTAAAAAGAATGGGCTGCTCCGTTGTTTTGGGGGCAGCCCATTCTTTCTGTTTTCAATCTTTAGTTCTTGCCATCGTAAGGCAACCGTTTGTCGTTCACCTCATCCGGGTGCAAGGTTTCAACTTCCTTCATGAAGCCTGTGCCGGCCCCTTCAAGAATGTTCCCATCGGCTTCTTCAATCGGATCAGCGTAATCGGAAGTATTGCCGATGATCTTGATGTGTTGCTGGTGGTTCGTGAACAAAGTCGGTGCATCGCCACCGTACTCGCCATCCAAGTTGATCATCAAGCGGGACCCGTCCATGGATTCTGCTTTCACAAAGTTGGTATGTGTGTAGAGGACGTTCGTATTTTCCAGATGTCTGCCGCCGTTCAACACTTGGGCCAACAGTTGCAGGATTTCGAAGATATTCGCTGTCTTCACGACAAACAGCGTGAACTTGCCGTCCCCCAAAACGATGTTCGGATCGATCGTTTCAAAACCGCCGACCGAATTGGTCAAGGCCACGAAGAACATGGAAGCCATACCGTCGTAAACGCCGCCTTCGTATTCGATGCGCATATGCATCGGTTTGAGCTGCGGGATTTTTTCAGCACCTTTCACCAGATAGGCAAGGTAGCCGAAAATGGTCTTCAGCTTTGCCGGAACGTCGTAGGTTAGATCCGTCAGATAGCCGCCTGCTGCGATGTTAATGAAATAAGTATCATTTGATTGACCGATATCCATCGGGATGGCATTGCCAGCCGCAATCACGCGGGCTGCATCCAATAGATTTGAGCGCGGAATCTTCAAAGCACGGGCATAGTCATTTGTGGTCCCCGCAGGTATGATGCCGACTGTCGGTCTATGGTCCAATCCGGCGATGCCGTTGATGACTTCGTTTACGGTACCGTCTCCGCCTGCCGCAACGATCAGATCGAAACCGGCCAAAGCGGACCGTTCGGCTTCTTTTGTTGCGGAAAGGGGTTCGGGTGTCGTGGCATAAGCACTGGCCTCATAGCCTGCTTCTTCCAATATTTGAAGGATGTCAATCATGCTTTTTTTCAGCATTTCTCTTCCGGAAGTAGGATTGTAAATTACTCTTGCTCTCATTCTTTTCCTCATCTTTCTGGGCTCATCTATTATATATATAAGTTGAATTGATGGTTTACATTTTGATGCATAAACGGTCAATCACTACATCCAGCATTTGATTGACACCTACAAGGAATACCTGAACATTTTTGCGGATTTCTGCGACTGACGAATAAAATACGTTAGCTATTACATCTGACTTCAACCATTTCCACAAGCCTTCGATTAGATTCAGGTTTGGACTATATGGTGGCAAAAAGACTAATGTCAGTCGCTTGTTTTCGCTTAAGAACGGTTGGATGAGCTTCGCATGATGAATCCTCGCATTATCCAAAATCATGGTGATTTTCCCGTCGGGATAATGCTCCAATATTTTTTGAAGGAAACGCAGAAAAGCTTCAGCATCATACTGTTCTTCCTCTACACAGAAGGTTTCACCGTTTTCATAATTCAATACGCCGATCAGTTTGACACCCTGATGTTTTCCATAAGTGGGGATAATTCTTTGTTGCCCTCTTAAAAACCAGGTACATTGAATGGCTTGATAATCACGAATCATGGTTTCGTCTTGAAACAGAAGGTAGTCAATCTCCTCATTCAGCAGTTTTTTTTAAGTATGGAAAGGTCTTTTCTCTGAATTCTTTCTGTTTTATTGGATCTGCCTTCGCCAACACGTAAGTAGGACGTGTGTAGCTTAGTCCTAATGCATGCAGAAGTTTGGATACACCCCGTTGCGTATAAGTTACGTTCCATTCCCGTTCAATGTAAGCAACGATGATTGCCAACGTCCAATTAAATTTTGCCGAAAAACCTACGTCAGTTGGAAGTTGTTCCACAATGACCTGAACTAACTCTGCTCGCTGTTGCGGTGTTAATTTATAAGAAGCACCATGTGCTTTTCCAGGTTTTAAGCCTTCTATTCCGTGCTCATTATAGGAATTCACATAATTATAGACGGTTTTTTCAGACCGACCAATGATTATGGCTATTTTCTCGGCAGAATAATCTTGCAAGAAAAGATACACGGCTTGATAGCGTTGG harbors:
- a CDS encoding diacylglycerol kinase, translating into MRARVIYNPTSGREMLKKSMIDILQILEEAGYEASAYATTPEPLSATKEAERSALAGFDLIVAAGGDGTVNEVINGIAGLDHRPTVGIIPAGTTNDYARALKIPRSNLLDAARVIAAGNAIPMDIGQSNDTYFINIAAGGYLTDLTYDVPAKLKTIFGYLAYLVKGAEKIPQLKPMHMRIEYEGGVYDGMASMFFVALTNSVGGFETIDPNIVLGDGKFTLFVVKTANIFEILQLLAQVLNGGRHLENTNVLYTHTNFVKAESMDGSRLMINLDGEYGGDAPTLFTNHQQHIKIIGNTSDYADPIEEADGNILEGAGTGFMKEVETLHPDEVNDKRLPYDGKN
- a CDS encoding IS630 family transposase (programmed frameshift) gives rise to the protein MNAIHQDAVSTLFTLMKNTHDKRMYQRYQAVYLFLQDYSAEKIAIIIGRSEKTVYNYVNSYNEHGIEGLKPGKAHGASYKLTPQQRAELVQVIVEQLPTDVGFSAKFNWTLAIIVAYIEREWNVTYTQRGVSKLLHALGLSYTRPTYVLAKADPIKQKEFREKTFPYLKKLLNEEIDYLLFQDETMIRDYQAIQCTWFLRGQQRIIPTYGKHQGVKLIGVLNYENGETFCVEEEQYDAEAFLRFLQKILEHYPDGKITMILDNARIHHAKLIQPFLSENKRLTLVFLPPYSPNLNLIEGLWKWLKSDVIANVFYSSVAEIRKNVQVFLVGVNQMLDVVIDRLCIKM
- the tnpA gene encoding IS200/IS605 family transposase; the protein is MENKKYKSNHNIIYYCTYHVVWCPKYRRKVLVGPVAARLKELIVETCTALSVEIQEMEIMPDHVHLILDIDPQFGVHKVVKRIKGMSSRVLRQEFKELTTKLPTLWSNSYFVSTVGGAPLEMMKQYIQSQKTSQRQ
- a CDS encoding transposase, giving the protein MAKSKTASFVVELGLVTHQNEQAVLDKRFKIAEKLYNKVLYHAQTQLTELYKNHRYQDVLAERRLSIKANDKNRVTACNKELQTIQKTFGMTEYALHAYIGRMREAYKKHIDSFTAQKIASAVWTSVSSLLYGKGKKVRFKKFGQLESLEGKSNATGMRFKGDRLEWNGLILPVTIRTNDLFVQESLSLHRVKYCRIVRKAFKGGNQYFLQLVLEGNPPVKRNNNTGMPRRQPAPNAEVGIDIGTSTVAVAGDDGVILKELFPEGASYDHAIHLLQRKLDRSRRATNPANFTVDGTVKQGVKLTWVRSKNYMKIRFRLKDLYRRRAVALKEAHNKTANAILALGNQVYVEAMDFRALMKRAKETTVNKDGRFNRKGRYGKSIGYHAPAMLVGIVKQKAPQEGGALYEVDTFKFRASQYNHVNDTYIKKTRDERTTFVAGQLVQRDLYSAFLLKNSQPTRNETDRTKCSATFATFLAHHDTCIQTLCQSTGRQSCNFGLRDFQLA
- a CDS encoding VOC family protein, producing the protein MSGQRIVPFLTLPGTAEEAMHFYVSIFPNSSVTSLTKIDEDERGEGGRVVNAQFVLNGQDFMAMDMEEDFMPDMTWATSLYVDCEDEASFDNYFDSLSTDGVVMMGPEAVGELRAVAWVTDQFGVTWQLVWN
- a CDS encoding MATE family efflux transporter, whose amino-acid sequence is MEKSLLKDFSKYVSLNILGMIGVSFYILGDTYYIAKALGATGIAALNFAIPVYSLIHGIGLMIGIGGAARFGILKSRNKDNEAEGVFVGALKLGVVVGLLLIVLGLFGSRKLSLALGADAVTLPLTQVYMATILTFAPFFILNNIVLSFVRNDNNPKLAMVAMLIGSFSNVLLDYIFLFPFRMGMFGAAFATSLSPIISLTILSAHFVAKKQRPAFLKHKMTRPAVMDILNLGSATFIAEVSSAVVLTTFNLLILGLEGNRGVAAYGIVANLAFVAVAIFTGLGQGVQPLISKYYGMKKWELVKKVKRYALLTAMSIALLIYVGTFAYADTLISLFNNENDLAIVQLADKGIKIYFLGFFFVGINIVTAMFLSATEKARAAFIISILRGLVVIVPLAIVFSNMWQMTGIWSAFVLSELIVSGFALYVANAIEKENLAYGNLE
- a CDS encoding GGDEF domain-containing protein, whose amino-acid sequence is MIKLEINLKGFQTLISQLITFDKMYEQVRIVDPVNKAVLFVKNKNQEELMPVREACFGIWGKGEVCKNCISMRAYNENDTFIKIETSPDKIIMVTAIPVKIEDEVVIVELLKNVTKSMILGDRELTESMEIKRLLDQANAAAVTDELTKIYNKRYIIERLPVDMVKSHLENQPISLLMADIDHFKKINDTYGHLAGDYILKEVAGILGKKTRQDTDWIARFGGEEFMVCLTNTDKEIAMAIADGMRKAIEDTVFSYNGEKIRLTSSFGLHTLTGEEMIDYETLIHCSDKKLYEAKKTGRNKVIA
- the pflB gene encoding formate C-acetyltransferase, with product MNNAWRGFKGSKWQEGIDVQEFIKDNYTEYVGDDSFLEGPTEGTNELWQAIVELKKQEIANGGVLDADTSVVSTITSHPAGYINKDLEKIVGLQTEKPLKRGLNVYGGIRMAETALKSYGYEIDPELDEFYTEHRKTHNQGVFDAYDDDIRIARRNKIVTGLPDAYGRGRIIPDFRRIALYGVDYLKKQKLNDWNALQAKTYTEEDIRLREEVSTQYRALGKLIELGKIYGFDISRPAATAQEAVQWVYLGFLAMVKEDNGAAQGLGRIAEFLDIYIERDLQEGTLTEKEAQELIDHLVMKVRIVRQLRTPEYEALFAGDPTWATLTFAGMLDDNNSLVTKNTFRFLQTLYNMGNAPEPNMTLMWNEKLPKGFKDFCAKVSIDTSAIQYENDDVMRHYYGSNDVSIACCVSPTAGDTGSSIQFFGARASLPKILTYAVTGGYDEKNRSKVIDGLEPITDEYLDYDTLMEKIDVVMDWVATTYVRALNIIHYMHDKYAYEAVQFGLLDTKLHRMMATGIAGIGLATDSMSAVKYSKVRVVRDEDGFPIDYVVEGDQFPTFGNNEKAADEIADMLIKKFVGKLKAQPTYRNAEITTSILTITSNIVYGKATGALFSGQDAKYKGYREAFTPLSPGANPSYSSPYKGALAALKSVSTIDFEDVKDGSSYTWAVHPKALGKDRDVQVENLSTLLDGYFGKDGGHHLNVNVFSKEGLEEMLRNPENYPQATIRVSGYALELSKATKEQISDLLERVIHGVF
- the rlmD gene encoding 23S rRNA (uracil(1939)-C(5))-methyltransferase RlmD, which encodes MKKQYTVAPVIKNEKMTVTFEDLTSEGMGVAKVEGYPLFVADGLPGERANIKVTKVGKSFGFARIEERLSSSPDRIPTRDVKGTRVGTMPLQNLRYSAQLAFKQNNVEQVMKRIAKMPEVEVKPTIGMENPWGYRNKAQIPVRQKDGKLVTGFFRTNTHELIPMENFQIQDPKIDEAIVKVRDILQEFNVKAYDEKKHTGNIRHIMIRRGYYTGEMMVVLVTRTAKLFPQSKIIPAILEALPEVVSIVQNVNPKQNNVILGDETIVLHGEDVYHDKLMGHTFAISSRSFYQVNPVQTEKLYKLAIEAAQLTGEETVIDAYCGIGTISLSLAEKAKHVYAMEVVPDAVKMAEMNAAANNIENITFEIGAAEEVMPKWAAEGVKADVLVVDPPRKGLEPAFIEAALEIAPERIVYVSCNPATMARDLKLFHEGGYSVGSIQPVDLFPQTLHVESVVALTRNK